From Ignatzschineria sp. RMDPL8A, a single genomic window includes:
- a CDS encoding DUF2207 domain-containing protein translates to MREQTEDFPSTLRPMWGFLRTVQVFCIVLSLSLLSPLFAEEILEYHLDVEILADGTIEGTERILIIVDHQAVRLGIYRDYETAYYPNHKRIETPYQIISVTRDGAPEHYWTEEVSKDTMRLLTGAEQNLAANYLPKGVAQYEIKWRSENHIRSFKEYDELYYNVTGNGWKFPINQVSARVTLPAGASIIQAASYYGKMGSTLRGVEVSRSDNTIEFRAARALNSGEGLTIAVGFTPDVVEKQGFVAGPIDHFNNGILERLPTIFSSTSIPFLVSASVLFLFYLGVWFFVARGKTSHAIGIQYYPPAELSVGDVMALAHRRVIEPMRVINVTLIDLAVRGYVIFDTKGIRRNFRGLSDLPADEDEKHLLMKLFGWRKSLSDYAHAKILFKTPPLQAYLALTQHTEALQARRKKHITNHNGWLTIGILIALAILYCYPKSPGENLATAIMVFILGFVALFVYIYTMGEGKDWRLGDQLFHWIFALFFFPPFLLMVPFLVGSLEITPAVFGFAIAGLLNVAVFILFAYLFERPKEPSVLLVQQVQALREKMEITDKARYQILPPEEFEYLLPYAIIFGIDQGWVSNFMDANRGYQPKWYRERQFNAHSYRASLNQTSGFAQPSGLSGSSFGGSSRSSSGSGGGGSSGGGSGGGGGGGR, encoded by the coding sequence ATGAGAGAGCAAACAGAGGATTTTCCTTCTACATTACGTCCGATGTGGGGTTTTCTGCGCACCGTTCAGGTGTTTTGCATTGTGCTCTCTCTGTCACTGCTTTCGCCTCTTTTTGCCGAAGAAATTTTGGAGTATCACCTCGATGTGGAAATCTTAGCGGATGGCACCATTGAGGGGACGGAGCGCATCTTAATCATCGTCGATCATCAAGCGGTTCGTTTGGGGATCTATCGGGATTATGAGACGGCGTATTACCCAAATCATAAGCGGATTGAGACGCCGTATCAGATTATCTCGGTGACCCGCGATGGCGCGCCTGAGCACTATTGGACGGAGGAGGTTAGTAAGGATACGATGCGCCTTTTAACCGGTGCTGAGCAGAATCTCGCCGCCAATTATCTCCCAAAAGGCGTTGCGCAATATGAGATTAAGTGGCGCAGTGAGAATCATATTCGCTCTTTTAAGGAGTACGATGAGCTCTATTACAATGTGACGGGCAATGGTTGGAAATTCCCTATAAATCAGGTGAGTGCGCGGGTGACGTTACCTGCGGGCGCTTCGATTATTCAAGCAGCGAGCTATTATGGCAAGATGGGGAGTACGCTCCGCGGGGTTGAGGTGTCGCGGAGTGATAACACGATCGAATTTAGAGCAGCGCGGGCATTAAATAGCGGTGAGGGATTAACCATTGCCGTTGGGTTTACTCCGGATGTTGTGGAAAAGCAAGGTTTTGTCGCAGGGCCGATCGATCACTTTAATAATGGAATTTTGGAGCGCCTTCCCACGATTTTTAGCTCAACGAGTATTCCGTTTTTAGTCTCAGCAAGCGTGCTCTTTCTCTTTTATTTAGGCGTCTGGTTTTTTGTGGCGCGGGGCAAAACGTCTCATGCGATTGGGATTCAATATTATCCGCCTGCGGAGCTCTCTGTCGGTGATGTGATGGCGCTGGCTCATAGGCGTGTGATTGAGCCTATGCGGGTGATTAATGTTACGCTGATTGATCTTGCGGTGCGGGGGTATGTGATCTTCGATACAAAGGGGATTCGCCGGAATTTTCGTGGGCTCTCTGATTTGCCGGCAGATGAGGATGAAAAACATCTCTTGATGAAGCTCTTTGGTTGGCGGAAATCGTTGAGTGACTATGCTCATGCTAAAATTTTATTTAAAACGCCGCCACTTCAGGCCTATCTTGCCCTGACCCAGCATACTGAAGCGTTGCAAGCTCGGCGCAAAAAACACATTACTAATCACAATGGCTGGCTGACGATTGGAATTTTGATTGCGCTTGCGATTCTCTATTGTTATCCCAAATCGCCCGGCGAGAATCTAGCGACGGCCATTATGGTCTTTATCTTGGGGTTTGTTGCGCTCTTTGTCTATATTTATACGATGGGCGAGGGCAAGGATTGGAGGCTGGGGGACCAGCTTTTCCATTGGATCTTTGCGCTGTTCTTCTTTCCCCCTTTTTTACTGATGGTGCCTTTTTTAGTGGGGAGTTTAGAGATAACGCCGGCAGTGTTTGGCTTTGCGATCGCGGGCCTTCTGAATGTCGCTGTTTTTATTCTGTTTGCCTATCTCTTTGAAAGACCCAAGGAGCCCTCCGTTCTCTTGGTTCAACAGGTGCAAGCACTGCGCGAAAAAATGGAGATTACCGATAAGGCACGTTATCAAATTTTGCCGCCCGAAGAATTTGAATATTTGCTTCCCTATGCCATTATTTTCGGCATTGATCAGGGCTGGGTAAGCAACTTTATGGATGCCAATCGTGGCTACCAGCCAAAGTGGTATCGAGAGCGCCAATTTAATGCACATTCTTATCGTGCCTCATTGAATCAAACGAGTGGCTTTGCACAACCGAGCGGTTTATCAGGCTCATCATTTGGTGGAAGTTCGCGCAGTAGCTCAGGAAGTGGCGGCGGGGGCAGTTCTGGAGGAGGATCCGGCGGCGGGGGTGGCGGAGGCCGGTAA
- a CDS encoding LemA family protein has translation MGIGIIGLGIVALYSIVVYNQLIRRKMLIEEAYAGIDVQLQLRYDLVPMLVEVVKATRLHESSTLKEVIELRSRGMSGTLSVEALGKNEVALSRALARLMVNVENYPELRANQNFSELQTQLVDIEDLLGEARRYYNATVRYFNIYKQQFPNVLIANLFRFSDGTYFAVSEDNARKSPGVSLS, from the coding sequence ATGGGAATCGGAATCATCGGTTTAGGGATCGTCGCCCTCTATTCGATCGTTGTCTATAACCAATTAATTCGTCGGAAGATGCTGATTGAAGAGGCGTACGCGGGGATCGATGTGCAGTTGCAATTGCGCTATGATCTGGTGCCGATGCTCGTTGAGGTTGTGAAAGCGACGCGTCTGCATGAGTCGAGCACGTTAAAAGAGGTGATTGAACTTCGCAGTCGCGGGATGTCGGGGACGCTCTCGGTGGAGGCACTCGGGAAAAATGAGGTGGCGCTTTCCCGTGCGCTTGCACGCCTGATGGTCAATGTAGAGAATTATCCTGAATTACGCGCCAATCAAAACTTTTCAGAATTGCAAACCCAGCTAGTGGATATTGAAGATCTGCTCGGTGAAGCACGCCGTTATTACAATGCCACGGTGCGTTATTTTAATATCTACAAACAGCAATTTCCCAATGTGTTAATTGCAAACCTCTTTCGCTTTAGTGATGGGACCTATTTTGCCGTCAGTGAAGATAATGCGCGCAAATCACCGGGGGTATCACTCTCATGA
- a CDS encoding DUF2207 domain-containing protein has protein sequence MIKPLRLGVALILFALIQIISPLYAETILNYDTTLTLDQSGELYGQERILMTVEHNQVRLGIYREYPERFFALGKSYKSPYEIIAVTRDGKPEPFWTERRDGVLKLFTGARDNRPENYLPKGKAEYQITWRSKQHVRRFSQFDELYYNATGNEWSFPIESATVTVNLPEAVQIKQSASYIGRSGSRESGELTEINPQTIQAASTRPLRAREGLTIAVGFTPKIIKNVGYKASLADEQQNAILERLPGFFPVYALPHLLALICMLMIYVWAWFRYGKRHSLGVVKPEFKQPDSLVVGKAAAAYFGYEFDAKRVISATFVELAAMGLVELDMESISLTKMGEKAHHTKISDPELMTFFRAFWAFDQKTGRFAHKKLALNKLPGTCVSATSKYIAALRRDGVKQYEKTIWPIFLGLGFGALALFIYPSPHVGKVATVVLLMVSIMYVPLLNAMISNFKEKEYSAVIFLGVFAAILTVGFVSKMPYSMAGMAPDIGMYGFTLTGIPLVILPVITTHLLRRPKESTVPMLRYLEGVKLYINIADKERYQVMTPEVFEKHLPYAILFELDGKWFAEFRKNYQYYRPEWFKGQEFSALSMGMATGALSRGISSRASSGSSGRGSGRSSGGGFGSSSGSRGGGSSGGGSGGGGGGGR, from the coding sequence ATGATAAAACCGTTACGGCTCGGAGTGGCGTTGATTCTTTTTGCACTGATTCAGATCATCAGCCCGCTTTATGCAGAGACCATTTTAAACTACGACACAACGTTAACGCTCGATCAATCCGGGGAGCTTTATGGGCAAGAGCGCATTTTAATGACGGTGGAGCACAATCAAGTGCGCCTTGGAATCTATCGGGAATATCCGGAGCGGTTTTTTGCCCTTGGTAAATCTTATAAATCGCCGTATGAAATTATTGCTGTGACCCGGGATGGTAAGCCCGAGCCTTTTTGGACGGAGCGACGCGATGGTGTATTAAAATTGTTTACTGGCGCTCGCGACAATCGGCCGGAGAATTATCTCCCAAAAGGGAAGGCGGAATATCAAATTACTTGGCGCTCTAAGCAACATGTTCGCCGTTTTAGTCAATTTGATGAGCTCTATTATAATGCGACCGGCAATGAGTGGAGTTTCCCCATTGAGTCGGCAACGGTGACGGTGAACCTGCCGGAAGCGGTACAAATTAAGCAGAGCGCGAGCTATATTGGGCGCTCGGGGAGTCGTGAATCGGGAGAGCTAACGGAGATTAATCCTCAAACCATTCAAGCTGCTTCAACGCGTCCCTTAAGAGCTCGAGAAGGACTCACCATCGCGGTGGGATTCACGCCCAAAATTATTAAAAATGTGGGCTATAAAGCGAGCTTAGCGGATGAACAGCAAAATGCGATACTCGAGCGGCTTCCGGGGTTTTTCCCAGTCTATGCGCTTCCCCATCTATTGGCGCTTATCTGCATGCTGATGATCTACGTTTGGGCATGGTTTCGTTATGGGAAACGGCACAGTCTTGGCGTTGTCAAACCTGAATTTAAGCAACCTGATTCTTTGGTGGTCGGTAAAGCGGCAGCGGCTTATTTTGGCTATGAATTTGATGCAAAACGGGTGATTAGCGCAACCTTTGTGGAGCTTGCGGCGATGGGGCTTGTGGAGCTTGATATGGAGAGTATCAGTCTTACGAAAATGGGTGAAAAGGCGCATCACACAAAGATTTCTGATCCGGAATTAATGACGTTTTTCAGAGCGTTTTGGGCATTTGATCAAAAAACGGGGCGCTTTGCACATAAAAAACTGGCTTTAAACAAGCTCCCGGGAACCTGTGTGAGCGCGACAAGCAAGTATATTGCGGCGTTACGGCGCGACGGGGTGAAGCAGTATGAGAAAACCATTTGGCCGATCTTTCTGGGGCTTGGATTTGGGGCGTTAGCGCTCTTTATCTACCCTTCACCGCATGTTGGAAAAGTCGCGACGGTAGTGTTACTGATGGTATCGATCATGTATGTGCCCCTTTTGAATGCGATGATCAGCAACTTTAAAGAGAAAGAGTACAGCGCGGTGATCTTTTTGGGCGTGTTTGCAGCGATTTTAACGGTGGGGTTTGTCTCTAAAATGCCCTATTCTATGGCAGGAATGGCGCCGGATATTGGCATGTATGGCTTTACCTTAACGGGGATTCCGCTTGTGATTTTGCCGGTGATTACTACCCATTTACTGCGCCGCCCGAAAGAGAGTACCGTGCCGATGTTGCGCTATTTGGAAGGGGTAAAACTCTATATCAATATCGCCGATAAAGAGCGCTATCAAGTGATGACCCCAGAGGTGTTTGAGAAACATCTTCCCTATGCGATTTTATTTGAGCTTGATGGAAAATGGTTCGCGGAATTTAGAAAAAATTATCAATATTATCGTCCTGAATGGTTTAAGGGTCAGGAATTTAGTGCGCTCAGTATGGGCATGGCAACCGGTGCATTGAGCCGAGGCATATCGAGCCGAGCATCCTCAGGCTCTTCTGGAAGAGGCAGCGGGCGAAGTTCTGGAGGCGGCTTTGGCAGTAGCTCCGGAAGTCGCGGTGGCGGAAGCTCGGGCGGCGGTTCCGGTGGTGGCGGCGGAGGTGGCCGTTAA
- a CDS encoding siderophore-interacting protein, giving the protein MSNIHRTVIRVVEKEYLSPNFLRITLQGDDIAPYQEVPLGVNNKIFIPPKGHTTVEMPIFNEETRLWEMDNEANRPTVRTYTHRLIDLEKGLLTMDFAVHEGDSIACDWAMNAPIGSEIGVAMKLNHRELRPEVDNYLFVTDMTGIPVVSAILETLPETANVSVIAEILDKSDEVPEHFSTRANLTLEWVHNPTPDQGSTLSERAITLAKPLHLTDSRFVHVTAEYATVRAIRDHLRNDHAWEARDLFACSYWQIGKRENEPREKRI; this is encoded by the coding sequence ATGAGTAATATTCATCGAACCGTTATTCGCGTTGTTGAGAAGGAATATCTCAGCCCGAACTTTCTTCGCATCACCTTACAAGGCGATGATATTGCCCCTTACCAAGAAGTGCCCTTGGGCGTTAATAATAAGATTTTCATCCCGCCTAAAGGCCACACTACGGTTGAAATGCCGATTTTTAATGAAGAGACGCGCCTCTGGGAGATGGACAATGAAGCCAATCGCCCGACGGTGCGCACCTATACGCATCGCTTGATCGACCTTGAAAAAGGACTTCTCACCATGGATTTTGCTGTACATGAAGGCGATAGCATTGCCTGTGATTGGGCGATGAATGCCCCGATCGGTTCTGAAATTGGTGTGGCGATGAAACTCAATCATCGTGAGCTTCGCCCTGAGGTAGATAATTATCTCTTTGTCACCGATATGACCGGAATTCCCGTCGTTTCAGCCATTTTAGAAACGCTGCCCGAAACGGCGAATGTCTCGGTGATTGCGGAAATTTTAGATAAGAGCGATGAAGTGCCTGAACACTTTTCAACCCGGGCCAATTTAACGCTGGAGTGGGTGCATAATCCAACTCCCGACCAAGGCAGTACACTTAGCGAGCGCGCCATAACTTTGGCAAAACCTCTACACCTCACTGATAGTCGTTTTGTCCACGTGACCGCTGAGTATGCAACCGTTCGAGCCATTCGAGACCACCTGCGCAACGACCATGCGTGGGAAGCTCGTGATCTTTTTGCCTGCTCCTATTGGCAGATTGGTAAGCGCGAGAACGAACCTCGAGAGAAGCGGATTTAG
- a CDS encoding flavin monoamine oxidase family protein encodes MTNVTRRDLLRMIGYTAGASVMYQAMGGLGFAAESPRLTPPKLGPAPKDASVIILGAGIAGMVAAYELKKAGYKVKILEYQSRAGGRAHSVYGGDRYTDTDGVTQECHFDPGLYFNVGPWRIPYHHRNVLHYCQELGIKLDPFVQINFNSYLHAQNAFGGEPKRFRELFSDFNGHIAELLSKSIHQTALDETVTKEDQERLLEELRAFGGLDNEFRYTAASGSPRRGFSKPLGGGLTGAPELSTPLELKDLLDANAWQRMSYHFQHTFQQTMFEPKGGMEMIGKAFGKALEGTIQYNAVVTEIDQSDTGVTVTYRDQKNGDTVQTESADFCLCTIPLPILRTLNISVNDGLKQAIDTIPYASVVKVGAQYNRRFWEEDEAIYGGMTLTDFPISHIAYPSATDEILSRGKGILLNGYIAGPNGVEYTKLAPDARVKETLKYMGHIHPQALDEYDTGYSTAWDKVPWIQGGYTSWNDALRETHYKTLAEMDGRIVLAGEHVSYISGWLEGAVTSSLDAIERLHEKAVSLKG; translated from the coding sequence ATGACGAATGTAACTCGCCGCGATCTACTTAGAATGATCGGATATACCGCCGGAGCATCCGTGATGTATCAAGCGATGGGCGGTCTTGGTTTTGCCGCTGAATCCCCCCGCCTAACCCCACCCAAACTCGGGCCCGCACCAAAAGATGCCTCAGTCATTATCTTGGGCGCAGGCATTGCCGGCATGGTAGCCGCTTATGAGCTTAAAAAAGCTGGCTACAAGGTTAAAATTTTAGAATATCAATCCCGCGCAGGAGGACGAGCCCACTCGGTTTACGGAGGCGATCGCTATACCGATACCGATGGCGTTACCCAAGAGTGTCATTTCGATCCGGGGCTCTATTTCAACGTCGGTCCATGGCGCATTCCTTATCATCACCGCAACGTACTTCACTACTGTCAGGAGCTCGGCATTAAGCTCGATCCTTTTGTACAGATCAACTTTAATAGCTATCTCCACGCGCAAAATGCCTTTGGCGGCGAGCCTAAACGCTTCCGCGAACTCTTTAGTGATTTTAATGGCCATATTGCGGAACTGCTCTCAAAATCGATCCATCAAACCGCGCTCGATGAAACGGTTACCAAAGAGGATCAAGAGCGTCTTCTTGAAGAGCTCCGTGCCTTTGGCGGACTCGACAATGAATTTCGTTACACCGCAGCGAGCGGTTCTCCCCGTCGTGGATTTAGTAAACCGTTAGGCGGCGGATTAACCGGTGCGCCCGAGCTTTCAACCCCGCTTGAACTTAAAGATCTTCTCGATGCCAATGCGTGGCAACGCATGAGTTATCATTTCCAACATACCTTCCAACAAACGATGTTTGAACCAAAAGGTGGGATGGAGATGATCGGAAAAGCCTTTGGCAAAGCGCTCGAAGGGACAATTCAATATAACGCGGTGGTGACCGAGATTGATCAATCCGATACTGGTGTTACCGTCACCTATCGCGATCAAAAAAATGGCGATACGGTTCAAACTGAATCAGCGGATTTTTGTCTCTGCACCATTCCGCTCCCCATTTTACGCACCCTTAATATCTCGGTAAATGATGGACTCAAACAGGCCATCGACACCATTCCGTACGCCTCTGTGGTGAAAGTCGGCGCACAATATAACCGCCGATTCTGGGAGGAGGATGAAGCGATCTATGGCGGCATGACCTTAACCGATTTCCCCATTTCGCACATTGCCTATCCTTCCGCAACGGATGAAATTTTAAGCCGTGGCAAAGGGATTTTACTCAATGGCTATATCGCAGGACCGAATGGCGTGGAATACACCAAACTTGCGCCCGATGCCCGCGTTAAAGAGACGCTCAAATATATGGGACACATTCACCCGCAAGCGCTTGATGAGTATGATACCGGCTATTCCACCGCATGGGATAAAGTGCCTTGGATTCAAGGGGGCTACACCTCGTGGAATGATGCCTTGCGAGAAACTCATTACAAAACGCTCGCTGAAATGGATGGGCGCATCGTCCTCGCCGGTGAACACGTTTCCTACATCTCCGGCTGGCTTGAAGGCGCGGTGACCTCATCGCTCGATGCCATCGAACGTCTCCATGAAAAAGCGGTCAGCCTAAAAGGTTAA
- a CDS encoding RDD family protein produces MTQSDSLYPIATLPRRLGALLYDLMAVISLFLVVGAIWVIGFNEGLAIEPGHALYAPMMSSCFIVAVGFFLFFWLRDGQTLGMRAWRLSIQSRNGQKITLIQALIRALSAIVSFLFLGLGYFWALITPTQMTWHDMISHSVIVQLPKKRQ; encoded by the coding sequence ATGACACAATCGGATTCACTCTACCCCATCGCCACGTTGCCACGCCGTTTAGGCGCACTTTTATATGATTTAATGGCGGTGATTTCGCTCTTTTTAGTGGTTGGTGCCATCTGGGTGATTGGGTTTAATGAAGGGCTGGCCATTGAGCCGGGACACGCGCTTTATGCGCCAATGATGAGCTCGTGCTTCATCGTTGCCGTGGGGTTTTTCCTCTTTTTCTGGCTCCGTGATGGGCAAACCCTTGGCATGCGAGCCTGGCGACTCTCTATCCAGAGCCGTAATGGGCAAAAAATCACTTTAATTCAAGCCTTAATTCGCGCACTGAGCGCCATTGTGAGTTTTCTTTTTCTCGGGCTTGGCTACTTTTGGGCGCTTATCACCCCAACGCAGATGACCTGGCATGACATGATCTCCCACAGCGTCATCGTTCAATTACCGAAAAAGCGACAATAA
- the mfd gene encoding transcription-repair coupling factor produces the protein MKKISFKSRPIPTQKRTAHWALENASHFALALTKSAKNSDQNLVVIVRSMKEAEELRDDCQFFGGEAEIFPDTETLPYDPFSPQVDIISRRLAILSKIKSGQIPLTIITVPTLMQRVAPTHFLAANVLLLETGSRMDIEAFRQNLEKAGYLAVNNVISPGEFAVRGAIFDLYPMGYHTPIRIDFFDDEIDSIYTFDPDTQHTDEKLEIFSLLPAREFDTSSEAIARFKEKFEAAFGDNPERSLIYKEIIKGNLPSGIESYFPLFFQDTSTFFDYLPPKTTLITFPNLETEGLRFQKLIDERYERYRHDMTRPLLPPSRLFLTLSALSGTIGDYPQVSLEFNAPIYPSITLDHLKAQMDESFPLVICTETSGRRETLIGRLENESITPTVFPSINAVFDAPTPLAIVTGTLRHGFRLETPPLTLITEDEFLGITRSRYRSKEKVANIENMLTSLDELKPGDPVIHLTHGIGRYDGLATIDNTELVVIRYQDNAKLYLPITSLDLLAAYSGTDKTKAPWHKLGSDQWDKAKRKAAEKANDTAAELLDLYAKREAQPAKGMSFPEEEYRAFSESFPYETTPDQQRAIDEIIEDLKEGKMDRIICGDVGFGKTEVAMRAAFVAVMNGYQVALLAPTTLLAEQHGESFQDRFADLPVKIAALSRFRKTKETREILAAAEKGELDIIVGTHKLLSDDVKFNNLGLVIIDEEHRFGVKQKEKLKSMRAEVNFLAMTATPIPRTLNMGLSGLKSLSIIATPPENRIAIKTFLNEWSDELVLEACHREFKRGGQVYFLHNEVRTIESVRERLEALFPDITIAVAHGQMRETELEKVMLDFHSHRVNMLLCTTIIESGIDIPNANTIIINRADHLGLAQLHQIRGRVGRSHHRAFCYLIVPPAKEMTSDAKKRIEAIMSTDTLGAGFMLANHDLEIRGAGELLGDQQSGEIHSIGFSLYMDLLSRAVKMVKSGQKLNLEEPFNPTTEISIGVPALINELYIGDVSVRLSFYKRLASAANQEEIDNIHIEMIDRFGLLPEETKFLVRLTELKLLARPLNVSKIEASKEGIRIIFGDNPHLDAERLIELIQKEPHLYQLQGQELLRYKVPLENPELRINAIVKLIKALLPKPHKADSDA, from the coding sequence ATGAAAAAAATCAGCTTTAAATCGCGCCCCATTCCAACGCAAAAACGTACCGCTCATTGGGCGCTTGAAAATGCCTCTCACTTTGCGCTTGCGCTCACAAAATCGGCGAAAAATAGCGACCAAAATCTGGTGGTGATCGTTCGCAGTATGAAAGAGGCGGAAGAGCTTCGCGATGATTGCCAATTTTTCGGGGGCGAGGCTGAGATTTTCCCCGATACGGAAACGCTGCCCTATGACCCGTTTTCACCGCAGGTTGATATTATTTCCCGCCGGCTTGCGATCTTATCGAAGATTAAATCGGGGCAGATTCCACTCACGATTATTACCGTTCCCACCTTGATGCAACGGGTGGCACCGACACACTTTTTGGCCGCCAATGTCCTCCTTCTTGAAACGGGAAGCCGGATGGACATTGAGGCGTTTCGTCAAAATCTCGAAAAGGCGGGCTATCTTGCGGTTAACAACGTAATCTCGCCGGGAGAATTTGCCGTTCGCGGGGCGATTTTTGATCTCTATCCGATGGGCTATCACACCCCGATTCGGATCGACTTTTTTGACGATGAAATCGACTCGATCTACACCTTCGATCCCGATACCCAGCACACCGATGAAAAGCTTGAGATTTTCTCCTTACTGCCGGCGCGGGAATTTGATACAAGCTCGGAAGCGATCGCGCGATTTAAGGAAAAATTTGAAGCAGCATTTGGCGATAATCCCGAGCGTTCCTTAATCTATAAAGAGATTATTAAGGGGAATCTCCCTTCCGGAATTGAGAGCTATTTTCCGCTCTTTTTCCAAGATACCTCCACCTTTTTTGATTATCTTCCCCCAAAAACAACGCTCATCACCTTCCCTAATTTAGAGACCGAGGGACTTCGCTTTCAAAAGCTGATTGATGAACGCTATGAGCGCTATCGCCACGATATGACGCGCCCGCTCCTGCCGCCATCGCGCCTCTTTTTAACCTTAAGCGCCCTCTCAGGCACGATTGGCGACTACCCGCAGGTATCCCTTGAATTTAATGCGCCGATCTACCCGAGCATCACCCTCGATCACCTTAAAGCGCAGATGGATGAATCGTTTCCGCTTGTGATCTGTACCGAAACTTCCGGGCGCCGTGAGACCTTGATCGGCCGGCTTGAAAATGAATCGATCACGCCCACAGTTTTTCCCTCAATCAATGCTGTATTTGACGCGCCAACGCCCCTTGCGATAGTGACGGGAACGCTCCGCCATGGTTTTCGCCTTGAGACGCCGCCGCTTACGCTCATTACTGAAGATGAATTTTTAGGGATTACCCGCAGCCGTTATCGCTCTAAAGAGAAAGTGGCCAATATTGAGAATATGCTCACCAGTCTCGATGAGCTTAAACCAGGCGATCCGGTGATTCATCTCACCCACGGAATTGGGCGCTACGATGGGCTCGCAACCATTGATAATACTGAGCTTGTGGTGATTCGTTATCAAGATAATGCCAAGCTCTATCTCCCCATCACCTCCCTTGATCTACTAGCCGCCTATTCCGGCACCGATAAAACAAAAGCGCCGTGGCATAAACTCGGCTCGGATCAGTGGGATAAAGCCAAACGTAAAGCCGCGGAAAAGGCCAATGATACCGCCGCAGAGCTCCTCGATCTTTACGCCAAACGAGAGGCGCAACCGGCAAAAGGCATGAGCTTTCCTGAAGAGGAATATCGCGCCTTTTCTGAGAGTTTCCCCTATGAGACCACCCCCGACCAGCAGCGCGCCATCGATGAGATTATTGAAGATCTTAAAGAGGGCAAAATGGATCGCATTATTTGCGGCGATGTGGGCTTTGGGAAGACGGAAGTGGCGATGCGAGCGGCCTTTGTAGCGGTGATGAATGGCTATCAAGTCGCGCTCCTTGCCCCAACAACCCTCCTTGCGGAGCAACATGGGGAGTCGTTCCAAGATCGTTTTGCCGATCTTCCAGTGAAAATTGCCGCGCTCTCACGCTTTCGTAAAACCAAAGAGACCCGCGAGATTTTAGCCGCTGCCGAAAAAGGCGAGCTCGATATCATTGTCGGCACCCATAAACTGCTCTCCGATGATGTGAAATTTAACAATCTTGGCCTTGTGATTATCGATGAAGAGCACCGCTTTGGCGTGAAACAGAAAGAGAAACTCAAATCGATGCGTGCGGAGGTGAACTTCCTAGCGATGACGGCAACGCCCATTCCTCGGACGCTCAATATGGGGCTTTCGGGGCTTAAATCGTTATCGATTATTGCAACGCCGCCGGAAAATCGGATCGCCATTAAAACCTTTTTAAATGAGTGGAGCGATGAGCTTGTGCTCGAAGCGTGCCACCGTGAATTTAAACGGGGGGGACAGGTCTATTTTCTCCATAATGAAGTGCGAACCATTGAGAGTGTGCGCGAACGATTGGAAGCGCTCTTCCCCGATATCACCATTGCAGTGGCGCACGGGCAGATGCGAGAAACGGAGCTTGAAAAAGTGATGCTCGATTTCCACAGTCACCGCGTCAATATGTTGCTCTGTACCACCATTATTGAGTCGGGAATCGATATTCCGAACGCCAATACCATCATTATCAATCGCGCCGATCACCTTGGCCTTGCACAGCTGCACCAAATTCGCGGACGGGTTGGGCGCTCGCATCACCGTGCGTTCTGTTATCTCATTGTGCCGCCTGCCAAAGAGATGACGAGCGATGCGAAAAAACGGATCGAGGCCATTATGAGTACCGATACTTTGGGTGCAGGCTTTATGCTCGCCAATCATGACCTTGAGATTCGCGGTGCAGGCGAACTCCTTGGCGATCAACAAAGTGGCGAGATTCATTCCATCGGGTTTTCCCTCTATATGGATCTGTTATCACGAGCAGTTAAAATGGTGAAATCGGGACAAAAACTCAATCTTGAAGAGCCTTTTAATCCCACTACCGAGATCAGTATTGGCGTGCCGGCACTGATTAATGAGCTCTATATTGGCGATGTATCCGTGCGTCTCTCATTTTATAAACGCCTTGCGAGCGCCGCGAATCAAGAGGAGATCGATAATATCCATATTGAGATGATCGACCGCTTTGGCCTACTGCCGGAAGAGACCAAATTCCTGGTGCGCTTAACGGAGCTAAAACTTCTCGCGCGTCCGTTAAATGTGAGCAAAATTGAAGCCTCGAAAGAGGGGATTCGCATCATCTTTGGCGATAATCCGCATCTTGATGCCGAGCGCCTCATTGAGCTGATTCAAAAAGAGCCGCACCTGTATCAACTCCAAGGGCAAGAACTATTGCGTTATAAAGTGCCGCTTGAAAATCCGGAGCTGCGCATCAATGCCATTGTGAAATTGATTAAAGCGCTGCTCCCAAAGCCCCATAAGGCCGACTCTGACGCTTAA